The Clostridia bacterium sequence CTTCTTAACTATTCTTGTATAAATATTGTGTTTTTTACAATTTAATGTTAAAATATGTAAAAAATTAATAATAATTATTTATAAAAAAGGAAGTATTAAAATGTATTTTAATTTTTCAAGTTTTTCTTTAATTAATTCAAGTGTAGAAAACATAAAAAATGCAATTAATATGGAAACTGCATCTAATGCTTTTTATTATTTTGCTTTAAATAAGATTCTTAATTTGTCTAATGATGATATTTCTGAAAGTATAACTGATAATTATTTTTTGAAAACTCAATCATTACCTGGAGGACATGATAGAGGTATTGATGCTGTTTATTTAGATGATGATAATATTTATTTTTTTAATATGAAATACACTGAAGATCCTTATAAATCTAAAAATTCTAATTTCCCATCTTCAGAAGTTGATAAAATATTAAAATACTTTGATTGCTTATATAATTTTAATAAACAAGGATTAAAAAACATAAATGATAGATTAAAGCAATTTACTCAAGAAATATGGTCATTGTGGCAGTCTAAAAAAGCTAATTTGCCATCCGTGAAGTTATATTTATGCAGTAATTATTGTTCAGGGTTAGAAAAATCGGAACTTGAAAGATTAAATATAGAGTTAAAAAAATATAATATTGAAATAAAAGAATATCTTTTACACGATTTTGTTATACTTGCAACAAGAGAAAATATTAAAATTCCTAGTGCTAAATTTAGAGCCGATAAAGATCAGTTTTTTGTTAAATGTAGTGTTGGAGATATAAAAGCATTAATTGTGTCTGTGAATGCTTTAGACTTAATAAGGATGATATCAACTAATGAAAATTATCGAATGGATCCTGATTTAGAAGATACTTTTTATGATCAAATAGAAATTAATGAAGATGTTTTTTATGATAATGTTAGAGTATATAAAAAAGCAAAAGGAAGAATTAATAAAACAATTTGCAATACAGCTAGATCTGAGGATAGATTTAATTTCTTTTATTATAATAATGGTATTACAATTACTTGTAAATCATTTTCTTGTACTCCACTCAAAATTAGCTTAATATCAATAAATGAATTTCAAGTTGTAAACGGTTGTCAAACTTTGCATGCGCTTTTCGATGTTTTTAAGGAAAATTATAAATATCTTAAAGATATAGACATACTTTGTAGAATTTATGAATTAAAAGACAGGACTAAAAGTGTTAAAATTGCAGAATATACAAATAGTCAAAATCCTGTTAAAAGTAGAGATATTAGATCGATAGATTTTGTTCAAGAAAAATTAGAAGAAGAGCTAAAAGTTAAAGGATTTAAGTATTTAAGAAAAGCACAAATTATTGCTGATAAAAATACAATAGATGCTGAAAAAGCAGGACAAGCAATGCTAGCTTTTTATTTGGACATGCCAAGAGAATCAAAAAATGCTAAAGGACTTATTTTTGGCGATAAATATGAGCAAATTTTTCATGAAGATATTACAGCGGATTATTTATTATTGCCATATCAATTGCTATCACAAATAGAAAATAAAAAGAAAGAATTAATAGATGATAACACTATTCCTTATATAAAAAAATCTTATATTCTTTATTGCTCCTATTATATATTGTATTTATTAAAAGAACTTGCAAAAAAAAATAATATAGAATTAAATTATAAAAATTGCAATGAAATTTTTAGCTTGTATGACAATGCAAAAAATATAATTGATCAATCAGTACAAATAGCTAAAAGTCGTGAGGGCGAAAAATATGTTGATCAATCATATTTTAAATCATCTCGAGTAATGGATGATATCCAAAAAGTAATTCAAAACTAAAAAAAGATATCAAAATTTTACTTAAAATTAATGGTGAATTAAAGCTTTCTAAACCTTTCTTGTTTCGTATATTTGCAAATTTTGGCGCATAGTATTTTAGTAGTAAAAAGAAAAGAAGGTAAATCTAAATGCAAATTTATACGATTCAAAGAGGGGATTCGCTTTATGCTATAGCGCGGACGTTTAATTCTTCGGTCAACGATATTGTCAATGCCAATCGTATTCCTGATCCTGAGCGCCTTGTAGTAGGGCAGACTATAGTTATACCTATTACGGGCAGATATTATTTTGTGCAGCCTGGCGACAGTCTTTGGTCTATCGGACGCAGATTTAACGTCAATTATCTTACATTAGCACAAATTAATCGTATTAACCCTTCTCAACCATTGCCTGTAGGGCTAAGATTGTATATTCCGCCTTTTCCTAAAGTAAGTGCCGAGGTCAACGCCTATATCGAACCCATGGGCAATGCGCCAAGTCAAAGCCTGTTAGCAGATGCAAGAGAAGCTGCTCCAAGACTTACTTATCTTGCAACATTTAGTTATAGGGTTAATCGTGATGGAACTCTTAATCCTCCACCTATTCAAGGAATACCCGAAATTGCAAGGCAAAACGGTAACACGCTTATGATGGTGGTTACCAATATAGAAGAAGGGCAATTTAACGGAGAACTAGGGCGTTCTATAATTGAAAGCACTGCGGTGCAAGAACTGTTGTTTGATAATATCATCGCTGAGGCAAGACGCACAGGCTTTAGAGATATACATTTTGATTTTGAATTTTTGCCGCCAGATTTGAGAGTTCTTTATACTGAGTTTTTGCGCCGAGCAGTCAACAGGCTTCATGCAGAAGGTCTTCTTGTTTCAGCAGCGCTCGCTCCTAAGACCAGCGCAGAACAAACAGGGCAATGGTACGAAGCGCATGATTATGGCGCGATAGGTCAAATAGTGGATTTTGTAGTCATAATGACATACGAATGGGGTTATTCAGGCGGCCCGCCTATGGCAGTTTCGCCTATTGATAAGGTTGAAGAAGTGCTTAGATATGCGTTGACTGAAATTCCTGCCAATAAAATTTTGATGGGACAAAATCTATATGGCTATGACTGGACATTACCCTTTGTTCAGGGCGGACCATTTGCTCGTGCGGTCAGTCCGCAGACAGCTATTTTATTGGCAAGGGATAATAATGCTGAAATACTTTTTGATCAGGTTGCACAGGCGCCTCACTTTAATTATTTTGATGCTCAAGGCAGAGAACATAAAGTATGGTTTGAAGATGCGCGCAGCATACAAGCCAAGTTTGACTTAATAAAAGAATTAGGTTTGCGTGGTATCAGCTATTGGAAGCTGGGACTTCCATTTCCTCAAAACTGGTTATTAATAGATGAAAATTTTAACGTTGTAAAAAGATAAAAAGAGACGCTTTTAAAGCGTCTCTTTTTAATAAAATAAATAAATAGATCATAATGGATAATTCTGATTGAATTAAAAATAGATCTCACCAAAAATAGTAAGATATGTTTTTTTTGAGATAAGTTAATTATTAGTTTATCTTCAAAACGTCTCTTTTTTTGAAAATTTTTATTTATTGCATTATTTTTTAAGTAATTTTATAAAAAATTTTTTTCAAACCTCTTTACATTAACGTTAATGTATGATATAACGTTAATGTGAAAAATTGATTTTAACAAAAGAAAAAAATGAAAAAGATTTTGATTATAACTTTTTTTAATAAAACGGTAAAACAAACCGCCCAAAAATTTTGCGGCACTATGTTTTCCTTTTTTGCTTTTATTAACTATTTTTAATAAATAGATTTATTCATTTTAAATAAAAAGTATTTTTTAGACAGCATTATTTATTTTAAGAAAATTATTTGAACTTTATGGATTTGTAAAATAGCTTTGATGACTTGAAAAAAATTAAGGGGTGAAAAATGAAATCAAAATTTAAAAGTTTGTTTCTTTTAGTAGTTATTATTCTTAATTTCATAATG is a genomic window containing:
- a CDS encoding AIPR family protein, encoding MYFNFSSFSLINSSVENIKNAINMETASNAFYYFALNKILNLSNDDISESITDNYFLKTQSLPGGHDRGIDAVYLDDDNIYFFNMKYTEDPYKSKNSNFPSSEVDKILKYFDCLYNFNKQGLKNINDRLKQFTQEIWSLWQSKKANLPSVKLYLCSNYCSGLEKSELERLNIELKKYNIEIKEYLLHDFVILATRENIKIPSAKFRADKDQFFVKCSVGDIKALIVSVNALDLIRMISTNENYRMDPDLEDTFYDQIEINEDVFYDNVRVYKKAKGRINKTICNTARSEDRFNFFYYNNGITITCKSFSCTPLKISLISINEFQVVNGCQTLHALFDVFKENYKYLKDIDILCRIYELKDRTKSVKIAEYTNSQNPVKSRDIRSIDFVQEKLEEELKVKGFKYLRKAQIIADKNTIDAEKAGQAMLAFYLDMPRESKNAKGLIFGDKYEQIFHEDITADYLLLPYQLLSQIENKKKELIDDNTIPYIKKSYILYCSYYILYLLKELAKKNNIELNYKNCNEIFSLYDNAKNIIDQSVQIAKSREGEKYVDQSYFKSSRVMDDIQKVIQN
- a CDS encoding glycoside hydrolase family 18 protein, with product MQIYTIQRGDSLYAIARTFNSSVNDIVNANRIPDPERLVVGQTIVIPITGRYYFVQPGDSLWSIGRRFNVNYLTLAQINRINPSQPLPVGLRLYIPPFPKVSAEVNAYIEPMGNAPSQSLLADAREAAPRLTYLATFSYRVNRDGTLNPPPIQGIPEIARQNGNTLMMVVTNIEEGQFNGELGRSIIESTAVQELLFDNIIAEARRTGFRDIHFDFEFLPPDLRVLYTEFLRRAVNRLHAEGLLVSAALAPKTSAEQTGQWYEAHDYGAIGQIVDFVVIMTYEWGYSGGPPMAVSPIDKVEEVLRYALTEIPANKILMGQNLYGYDWTLPFVQGGPFARAVSPQTAILLARDNNAEILFDQVAQAPHFNYFDAQGREHKVWFEDARSIQAKFDLIKELGLRGISYWKLGLPFPQNWLLIDENFNVVKR